In Acipenser ruthenus chromosome 15, fAciRut3.2 maternal haplotype, whole genome shotgun sequence, a genomic segment contains:
- the LOC117422190 gene encoding chromogranin-A-like — translation MLTRGCLILTFFVYHALSLPVSSDHMNKENAKVMKCIVEVIADTLSKPSPLPVSQECLDALRGDDRIISILRHQNLLKELQELAAEGTSERAQKQKKSSNLADHISGVLHNDKDAEADQSMLAVLGLPKSSADDSWEEEKKDTQLGEDLTEDSTESLQDNAIEESEEEQKREDTPDNHITDFLSKEVPVSEEKHSTHEEPEDTREAQSKLGKEEPERAHSSQEEEERENETKEEQRLHKDSSESDSSKNISEEDKDEKISKKEDSEEDEKKFAEDKVESRKAGEESLHGNVAEREEKSSKAEVEGQSKWLNKMDELAEQLSSKKRSREEENSTESLQDPLPKSPLLDGALQRHLTAEKHHSKEASVEEDSSRSLESAELQMMRHPDVEEKREEEGSANRKPEEEIESLAAIETELEDVAQKLHEIQRG, via the exons ATGTTAACAAGAGGCTGTTTGATCTTGACCTTCTTTGTCTACCACG CACTTTCGCTACCAGTATCCTCCGATCATATGAATAAAGAGAATGCCAAG GTGATGAAGTGCATTGTGGAGGTCATTGCAGACACACTGTCCAAGCCCAGCCCTTTACCAGTCAGTCAGGAGTGTCTGGATGCTCTCAGAGGAG ACGATAGAATAATTTCAATACTTCGCCACCAAAATCTTCTAAAAGAACTCCAGGAGCTTGCTGCTGAAG GTACTAGCGAAAGAGCCCAGAAACAGAAGAAAAGCAGCAACTTGGCGGATCACATTTCTGGCGTCCTTCACAATGACAAGGATGCTGAAGCAG ATCAATCCATGCTGGCTGTGCTGGGGCTGCCCAAGTCATCAGCGGACGACTCGTGGGAAGAAGAGAAGAAAGACACACAGCTAGGCGAGGACCTCACTGAAGACAGTACCGAGTCTCTGCAGGACAATGCGATTGAGGAGAGCGAAGAGGAGCAGAAGAGAGAGGATACCCCTGACAACCACATCACAGACTTTCTGAGCAAGGAGGTCCCGGTTTCTGAGGAGAAGCACAGCACACACGAAGAGCCTGAGGACACCAGGGAAGCGCAATCCAAACTGGGAAAAGAGGAGCCAGAAAGGGCACACTCTTCCCAAgaggaagaagagagagagaatgagaccAAAGAGGAGCAAAGATTACATAAAGACA GTTCTGAGAGTGACTCTTCCAAGAACATTTCTGAAGAAGACAAAGACGAGAAGATCTCCAAGAAAGAAGATTCAGAAGAAGATGAGAAGAAATTCGCAGAGGACAAAGTGGAAAGTCGCAAAGCAGGGGAAGAGAGTCTCCATGGCAACGTGGCCGAACGAGAGGAGAAGAGCAGCAAGGCAGAGGTTGAAGGACAGTCCAAATGGTTGAACAAAATGGATGAGTTGGCTGAGCAACTGTCCTCAAAGAAACGCTCTAGGGAGGAAGAGAACTCCACTGAAAGCTTGCAGGACCCCCTTCCCAAAAGCCCACTCCTCGATGGAGCCCTGCAGAGACACCTCACAGCTGAGAAGCACCATTCAAAGGAGGCCAGTGTGGAAGAAGACAGCTCCAGATCCCTCGAGTCTGCAGAGCTCCAGATGATGCGCCATCCAGACGTGGAGGAGAAAAGGGAAGAAGAAGGCAGCGCTAACAGGAAACCTGAG GAGGAGATTGAAAGCCTGGCTGCGATTGAGACCGAGCTGGAGGATGTGGCCCAGAAACTTCATGAGATCCAGAGAGGGTAA